One genomic segment of Ignavibacteriota bacterium includes these proteins:
- a CDS encoding HAMP domain-containing histidine kinase yields the protein MRHKTSMEKNEIIYSELHNNETFNILVPFVPDGEYLGVMFMKITPNFNFISNEVAKNFDNISIIYSILIFIGLLAIFLVSSQAVKERNEARQKLFEEHEENIKNQVRTEKESLFTRRIYHTHHKAEKIIGFIKEDVRSANSENIHELKKKIITYSNFISRIIYDMKWYDQAINTIINPMFRTDINHAIQFIIDNIFLRLSSKNYMFEFKVNLDEKIPKVHVNEFIVWEIIEPLIQNSIDHGNKKFINIIVSTNYNVEKNITTIIIEDDGVGVENELLQIGEQGIKNIFLENKTTKKMENINSGYGCYIAYQMAVQRCGWDLDVDNKKDGGCIFTIKIKN from the coding sequence TTGCGACACAAGACATCAATGGAGAAAAATGAAATTATTTATAGCGAACTTCACAATAACGAAACTTTTAATATCCTTGTGCCATTTGTTCCCGATGGCGAATATTTAGGCGTAATGTTTATGAAGATTACACCGAATTTTAATTTTATTTCCAACGAAGTTGCTAAAAATTTTGATAATATTTCAATCATTTATTCTATATTAATTTTTATCGGACTTCTCGCAATATTTTTGGTTTCATCTCAAGCAGTAAAGGAAAGAAATGAAGCTCGGCAAAAATTATTTGAAGAACACGAAGAGAATATTAAAAACCAAGTGAGAACTGAAAAAGAATCATTATTTACGAGAAGAATTTATCATACTCATCATAAGGCAGAAAAAATAATTGGATTTATTAAAGAAGATGTAAGAAGTGCAAATTCCGAAAATATCCATGAATTAAAGAAAAAAATTATTACGTATTCTAATTTTATATCACGAATAATATACGATATGAAATGGTACGATCAAGCAATAAATACAATTATCAATCCAATGTTCCGAACCGATATAAATCATGCAATTCAATTTATTATTGATAATATTTTTCTAAGACTAAGCAGTAAAAATTATATGTTTGAATTTAAAGTAAATTTAGATGAAAAAATTCCTAAAGTACATGTAAATGAATTTATTGTTTGGGAAATTATTGAGCCGCTTATTCAAAATAGTATTGATCACGGAAACAAAAAATTTATTAACATTATTGTATCAACAAATTATAATGTTGAGAAAAATATTACAACAATAATTATTGAAGATGATGGTGTTGGCGTTGAAAATGAATTACTTCAAATTGGCGAACAAGGTATAAAAAATATTTTTCTTGAAAATAAAACTACAAAGAAAATGGAGAATATAAATTCGGGTTATGGCTGCTACATTGCTTATCAAATGGCTGTGCAAAGATGCGGCTGGGATTTAGATGTTGATAATAAAAAGGATGGCGGTTGTATTTTCACAATTAAAATTAAAAACTGA
- a CDS encoding sigma-54-dependent Fis family transcriptional regulator yields the protein MSEKPKINILLVEDEEFDVKRVKNTLRYYENRLFVDKVVSNGRAAIEFIKEFPDRFDVVILDYQISGGWKGEELIQKIKECDRFIQIIVITKMTINITDYNFANSLIKSGAFWYCTKFPGNIEDYIYQPTDFILSIFNAFEKKKLEKQKSKSDTRLNKNIESMLETKKIIGESTAMIELRSLIKKYAMSDANIMISGDSGTGKELVAWNIHLNSKRKHENFVPINCGSIPGELLESELFGYQKGSFTGASANKQGLFEIADHGTLFLDEVAELPLSAQVKLLRVIQEGEIEKIGRTNKISVNVRIIAATNKDIINCVSEGKFREDLYYRLNVIPIDVVPLKYRGKDILELFYHFLEYFTDDLEIPMPKLDPEAEEILLNYKWPGNVRELRNVVQRLVLNTQGIITAKDISNPMILRNHRIIKENKNLDSINFDRIVPLKEIEKEFRVKYISYVKSISNSDSSAADKLGLAPSNFYRMCKELGLK from the coding sequence ATGTCGGAAAAACCAAAGATAAATATTTTGTTAGTCGAGGATGAAGAATTTGATGTTAAACGGGTTAAAAATACTTTGCGTTATTATGAAAATAGATTGTTTGTTGATAAAGTGGTTTCTAACGGAAGAGCGGCAATTGAATTTATTAAAGAATTTCCGGATAGATTTGATGTTGTAATTCTTGATTATCAAATTTCCGGCGGATGGAAAGGTGAAGAATTAATTCAAAAAATTAAAGAATGCGATAGATTCATTCAAATAATTGTAATTACGAAAATGACGATTAACATTACCGATTATAATTTTGCAAACAGCCTAATAAAATCGGGAGCATTTTGGTATTGCACAAAATTCCCTGGAAATATTGAAGATTATATTTATCAGCCAACGGATTTTATTCTAAGCATTTTTAATGCATTCGAAAAGAAAAAATTAGAAAAACAAAAAAGTAAATCTGATACAAGATTAAATAAAAATATTGAATCTATGCTTGAGACAAAAAAAATTATTGGCGAATCAACGGCAATGATTGAGCTTAGAAGTCTGATAAAAAAATATGCAATGAGTGATGCAAATATTATGATCAGCGGAGACTCGGGAACCGGAAAGGAGTTAGTTGCGTGGAATATTCATCTTAACAGTAAAAGAAAACATGAAAATTTTGTTCCAATAAATTGCGGAAGTATTCCCGGAGAATTATTAGAAAGCGAATTGTTCGGATATCAAAAAGGTTCATTCACCGGTGCTTCAGCCAATAAACAAGGGTTGTTTGAAATTGCCGATCACGGTACACTTTTTTTAGATGAAGTTGCCGAACTTCCACTTTCGGCACAAGTAAAATTGCTTCGCGTAATTCAAGAGGGTGAAATTGAAAAAATTGGAAGGACAAATAAAATTTCGGTAAATGTTAGAATTATTGCGGCAACGAATAAAGATATTATAAATTGTGTTAGTGAAGGAAAATTTAGAGAAGATTTGTATTATCGTCTTAATGTAATTCCAATTGATGTTGTGCCTTTGAAATATAGGGGAAAAGATATCCTGGAATTATTTTATCACTTCCTCGAATATTTTACTGATGATCTGGAAATCCCAATGCCCAAGCTTGATCCGGAAGCAGAAGAAATTTTACTAAATTATAAATGGCCCGGAAATGTTAGGGAATTAAGAAATGTTGTTCAAAGATTGGTGTTAAATACGCAAGGTATAATTACGGCAAAAGATATAAGCAATCCCATGATTTTAAGAAACCATAGAATTATTAAAGAGAATAAAAATTTAGACAGCATTAATTTTGATAGAATTGTTCCTTTAAAAGAAATTGAAAAAGAATTTAGAGTAAAATATATTTCTTACGTAAAAAGTATTTCCAATTCTGATTCGAGTGCGGCAGATAAATTAGGATTGGCTCCATCCAACTTTTATAGAATGTGTAAAGAACTAGGACTGAAATAA